In Streptomyces sp. NBC_01717, one DNA window encodes the following:
- a CDS encoding AraC family transcriptional regulator, whose protein sequence is MTVFSTEHVTEPLGTVTEPMIALVAQGAKRSVLNDRVFDYHSGQYLVATVDLPLTSQITDATPAEPFLAFGLPLQPAVVAQLLVEAGPADVPSHDGPGIATSNADDKLLDAVVRLLRLLDEPRDIPVLAPGVRREIHWRLLNGPQAALVRQIGLADSRMTLVARATEWIKNHYDQVIRIEDLAREVGMSVSSLNRHFRAVTAMSPLQYQKQLRLQRARIQLIAASHDVAAIGHAVGYDSPSQFSREYRRMFGAPPGQDAARLQTAVIVQE, encoded by the coding sequence ATGACGGTGTTCTCGACCGAGCACGTGACCGAACCGCTGGGCACGGTCACCGAACCCATGATCGCCCTGGTGGCCCAGGGGGCGAAGCGCTCGGTCCTCAATGACCGAGTCTTCGACTACCACTCGGGCCAGTATCTCGTCGCGACTGTCGACCTTCCCCTGACCTCACAGATCACCGACGCCACGCCCGCCGAGCCGTTTCTCGCGTTCGGGCTTCCGTTGCAACCCGCGGTCGTCGCGCAACTGCTGGTGGAAGCCGGCCCCGCCGACGTCCCCTCTCATGACGGACCGGGCATCGCGACCAGCAACGCCGACGACAAGCTGCTCGACGCTGTCGTCCGGCTGCTGCGCCTGCTGGACGAGCCACGTGACATTCCGGTATTGGCGCCCGGCGTGCGACGCGAGATCCACTGGCGACTGCTGAACGGGCCCCAGGCGGCCCTGGTCAGGCAGATCGGCCTGGCCGACAGCCGCATGACCCTCGTCGCCCGCGCGACCGAGTGGATCAAGAATCACTATGACCAGGTGATCCGCATCGAGGACCTCGCCCGCGAAGTCGGCATGAGCGTCTCCTCGCTCAACCGGCACTTCCGTGCGGTGACCGCCATGAGTCCGCTGCAGTACCAGAAGCAACTCCGACTCCAGAGGGCCCGCATTCAACTCATCGCGGCGTCGCACGACGTGGCTGCGATTGGACACGCAGTCGGGTACGACAGCCCGTCGCAGTTCAGCCGCGAGTACCGGCGCA